A part of Bacillus rossius redtenbacheri isolate Brsri chromosome 1, Brsri_v3, whole genome shotgun sequence genomic DNA contains:
- the LOC134527757 gene encoding uncharacterized protein LOC134527757, with translation MAQTLPAMAASELAAQGEEPDNRAVDDAIPRFSVLGWKPVVFVREGAAWVAAHCGKRPTQRRRDAERGIAHRLRSRNANPAPPAETSSSTAREEVESCAAEAVEACRPPSQGVDPVQIYLDCELRLQLARLEDHRVLTTALSLVVRDTVPGGTNICFPQPALVQRMTLAAACLPTDAVRLRALVETATERRGLSTNWDEVARDLALAHGRRVRDWSKPYNEGCRVVRY, from the coding sequence ATGGCCCAGACCTTGCCTGCGATGGCTGCTTCCGAGTTGGCGGCCCAGGGAGAAGAGCCCGATAACCGGGCCGTGGACGACGCCATCCCACGGTTTTCTGTGTTGGGGTGGAAACCCGTCGTCTTCGTCCGGGAGGGCGCCGCCTGGGTTGCTGCTCACTGCGGGAAGCGGCCGACGCAGAGGCGGAGGGATGCTGAGCGCGGGATTGCGCACAGGCTGCGAAGCCGAAACGCCAATCCCGCTCCCCCAGCCGAGACCAGCAGCTCCACAGCCCGCGAAGAGGTGGAGTCTTGCGCAGCTGAGGCCGTCGAGGCGTGTCGGCCCCCAAGCCAGGGGGTTGACCCAGTCCAAATCTACTTGGACTGTGAACTCCGGCTACAGCTCGCCCGGCTGGAGGACCACCGTGTCCTCACCACCGCCCTTTCTTTGGTGGTGAGAGACACCGTCCCGGGGGGGACGAACATCTGCTTCCCCCAGCCTGCACTTGTGCAGCGGATGACGTTGGCAGCCGCCTGCTTGCCAACTGACGCTGTACGTCTTCGAGCCCTGGTCGAGACGGCAACTGAAAGAAGAGGCCTCTCGACCAACTGGGACGAGGTTGCCAGGGACCTTGCCCTGGCACACGGAAGACGAGTGCGGGACTGGTCGAAACCGTACAACGAGGGATGCCGAGTTGTACGGTACTAG